The Solibacillus sp. FSL R7-0682 genome includes a window with the following:
- a CDS encoding Ppx/GppA family phosphatase, with protein MKNIKTAIIDIGSNTIRLVLYSYNKNEGLHEFGNIKTVARLRTYLLPNGEMSEDGIQLLADTLTAFRLILADYNVTDVKAAATAAVRQAINNEQIIERMKQETGIKIDILTEEEEAYYGFIAVAHSMDTPSAITIDIGGGSTEITLFVNKKLQRTYSFPFGTVSLKQKFVKGTMINIEEQEQLKAYVKEQFSSLQWIKNIGLPVIAIGGSARNIAQVHQQKHNYPLPGVHQYEMKRTDLVELRNCLSEFSFENLKRLDGLSSDRADIIVPALEVFITLMSVVESQTFQISKKGLREGLIISRVLQGNSQAYDKYNVFDESGRRLALAYGRKEEEVITLVQLTEQLYRECCQIGMFEFLELDLDLLKKAARVYAIGEYIELDSSSQHTFYLIANQSIEGLSHVDRVKLALLASYKNRDYFQRFAQPFEHWITKEELKKLRDFGALLKFVYALNMTKRNVVKKIVVEQVNEIIQIKLTTSERAIAEMTQAEKQKKHIERVFKKNVQLIFKD; from the coding sequence ATGAAAAATATAAAAACGGCTATTATCGATATCGGCTCGAATACGATTCGACTTGTATTATATTCTTATAATAAAAATGAAGGATTACATGAGTTCGGGAATATTAAAACAGTAGCTAGATTACGGACATACCTTTTACCAAATGGTGAGATGTCCGAAGATGGCATTCAGTTATTAGCGGATACGTTAACTGCATTCCGCTTAATCTTAGCTGATTATAATGTGACGGATGTAAAGGCAGCTGCTACTGCCGCTGTTCGACAAGCAATTAATAATGAACAAATTATTGAAAGAATGAAACAAGAAACAGGAATAAAAATTGATATTCTGACTGAAGAAGAGGAAGCCTATTATGGTTTTATTGCGGTTGCACATTCAATGGATACACCATCAGCTATAACGATTGATATTGGAGGAGGGTCGACTGAAATTACACTATTTGTAAATAAAAAATTACAAAGGACATATAGCTTTCCATTTGGTACCGTTTCTTTAAAGCAAAAGTTTGTAAAAGGGACAATGATTAATATTGAAGAGCAGGAACAATTAAAAGCCTACGTAAAGGAACAATTTTCTTCCTTACAATGGATAAAAAATATCGGTTTGCCCGTCATTGCAATTGGTGGAAGTGCTCGTAATATAGCGCAAGTCCATCAACAGAAGCATAATTATCCATTACCTGGTGTGCATCAATATGAAATGAAACGCACAGATTTAGTGGAATTACGTAATTGCTTATCGGAGTTTTCTTTTGAAAATTTAAAACGATTAGATGGTTTATCGTCAGATCGTGCAGATATTATTGTCCCTGCCCTTGAAGTGTTTATTACATTAATGTCAGTTGTTGAATCACAAACGTTTCAAATTAGCAAAAAAGGGTTACGAGAAGGGCTTATTATTAGTCGTGTATTGCAAGGAAATTCCCAAGCATATGATAAATACAATGTTTTTGATGAGAGTGGCCGGCGATTAGCATTGGCTTATGGTCGTAAAGAAGAGGAAGTTATTACCCTTGTACAATTGACCGAACAATTATATCGCGAATGTTGTCAAATAGGCATGTTTGAATTTCTTGAGCTAGATTTAGATCTTTTAAAAAAGGCTGCAAGAGTTTATGCAATAGGCGAATATATAGAGTTGGATTCATCAAGTCAGCATACGTTCTACTTAATTGCGAATCAATCGATAGAAGGATTATCGCATGTGGATCGTGTAAAGCTAGCATTATTGGCTTCTTATAAAAACCGAGATTATTTCCAACGCTTTGCCCAACCTTTTGAACATTGGATAACTAAGGAAGAATTGAAAAAGCTACGAGATTTTGGAGCATTACTAAAATTTGTGTATGCGCTAAATATGACAAAGCGCAATGTTGTAAAAAAGATAGTAGTTGAACAAGTAAATGAGATTATCCAAATTAAACTAACGACTTCAGAACGAGCCATTGCTGAAATGACCCAAGCTGAAAAACAAAAAAAGCATATTGAACGGGTGTTTAAGAAAAATGTTCAATTAATTTTCAAGGACTAA
- a CDS encoding chemotaxis protein, which translates to MENHKGILLESGTNELEIVEFEVANNKFGINVIKVKEIIQPIPVTFIPHAHPHVEGIIQLRGEVLPVVDMLKVLGIPTNNRNPQQKYIVAEFNKQRVVFHVDNVTQIHRISWDQIEKPSDMYQGGTSQVIGVIKYNEEMILLLDFEKIMVDINPESGISVDSVKKLGKRDRSEKKVVIAEDSPLLRKLLFDTMGEAGYVNTEFFENGRDAYEYLEALVKADKNIEKHVQMVVTDIEMPQMDGHHLTKKIKSHPDLQKLPVIIFSSLITDDLRHKGDQVGAEDQISKPEIAELILRMDKLIL; encoded by the coding sequence TTGGAAAATCATAAAGGGATTTTACTAGAAAGTGGCACAAATGAACTTGAAATTGTTGAATTTGAAGTGGCAAATAATAAATTTGGAATTAATGTAATTAAGGTTAAAGAAATTATTCAACCAATCCCAGTAACATTTATTCCGCATGCACATCCTCATGTAGAAGGTATTATTCAATTACGTGGAGAGGTTTTACCCGTTGTAGATATGTTAAAAGTATTAGGTATCCCAACAAATAATCGTAATCCGCAACAAAAATATATCGTAGCTGAATTCAATAAGCAGCGTGTAGTATTCCACGTAGATAATGTAACTCAAATTCACCGCATTTCTTGGGATCAAATTGAAAAGCCTTCTGACATGTATCAAGGGGGGACTTCTCAAGTAATTGGTGTAATTAAGTACAATGAGGAAATGATTTTATTATTAGACTTTGAGAAGATTATGGTTGATATTAATCCAGAATCAGGTATTAGTGTGGATTCAGTTAAAAAACTTGGAAAACGTGATCGTTCAGAGAAAAAAGTTGTTATCGCGGAAGATTCACCATTATTACGAAAGTTATTATTTGATACAATGGGCGAGGCCGGTTATGTCAATACGGAGTTTTTCGAAAACGGTCGTGATGCCTATGAGTATTTAGAAGCACTAGTGAAGGCTGATAAAAACATTGAAAAGCATGTACAAATGGTTGTTACTGACATTGAAATGCCACAAATGGACGGGCATCATTTGACAAAAAAAATTAAATCTCATCCAGATCTTCAAAAGCTTCCAGTTATTATATTTTCAAGCTTAATTACGGATGATTTACGTCATAAAGGTGATCAAGTGGGGGCGGAAGATCAAATTTCAAAACCAGAAATTGCAGAATTAATTTTACGCATGGATAAGTTGATTTTGTAA
- a CDS encoding NAD(P)-dependent oxidoreductase gives MVNKKIGFIGTGVMGSSIVKHLLNAGHEVTIYTRTKSKAEALIQLGAKWSNTPAEACKDQQIIFTMVGYPKDVEEVYAGPNGIFSVAKRGTIVVDMTTSEPTLAKKLYEQALELGVHSIDAPVSGGDVGAQNGTLSLMVGGDHEIFEQLKPIFEVFGQNIVYQGAAGAGQHTKMCNQIAIASGMIGVCESIAYGLNAGLKMEDVLRSITAGAAGSWSLSNLAPRMLNGDFEPGFYIKHIIKDMKIALDEAERMNLQLPGLSLAKSMYDKLLEEGYGDNGTQALLKFYQ, from the coding sequence ATGGTAAATAAAAAAATTGGTTTCATTGGTACAGGTGTTATGGGATCAAGTATTGTAAAACATTTATTAAATGCAGGACATGAGGTAACAATTTATACACGTACAAAAAGTAAAGCTGAAGCATTAATACAATTAGGTGCAAAATGGTCTAATACGCCAGCGGAAGCCTGTAAGGATCAACAAATAATTTTTACAATGGTAGGGTATCCGAAAGATGTAGAGGAAGTATATGCTGGACCAAATGGAATTTTCTCTGTTGCAAAACGAGGAACGATTGTTGTCGACATGACAACTTCTGAACCAACTTTAGCAAAGAAGCTTTATGAGCAAGCACTAGAATTAGGTGTACATAGTATAGACGCTCCTGTTTCTGGCGGGGATGTCGGCGCTCAAAATGGGACGTTATCATTAATGGTTGGTGGAGATCATGAAATTTTTGAGCAATTAAAGCCAATTTTTGAGGTATTTGGTCAAAATATTGTTTACCAAGGTGCTGCTGGTGCGGGTCAACATACGAAAATGTGTAATCAAATTGCGATAGCGTCTGGAATGATTGGGGTTTGTGAGTCTATTGCATATGGATTAAATGCTGGATTAAAAATGGAAGATGTTTTACGCTCTATTACTGCTGGAGCGGCAGGCTCTTGGTCGTTAAGCAATTTAGCACCAAGGATGTTAAATGGCGATTTTGAACCAGGGTTTTATATTAAACATATTATTAAGGACATGAAAATTGCGTTAGATGAAGCAGAACGTATGAATTTACAGTTACCAGGGTTAAGCCTAGCAAAATCTATGTACGATAAATTGCTAGAGGAAGGTTACGGAGATAATGGTACACAAGCGTTATTAAAATTCTATCAATAA
- a CDS encoding Spo0E family sporulation regulatory protein-aspartic acid phosphatase, protein MDDALLIELELMRQLMIKSGIENGLRSQKTLQLSKQVDRLMNAFEERQGFQTQLQPYFKHNQKRN, encoded by the coding sequence GTGGATGATGCATTATTAATCGAACTAGAGTTAATGCGACAGTTGATGATTAAATCAGGAATTGAAAATGGATTAAGAAGTCAAAAAACACTACAACTTAGTAAACAGGTTGATCGATTGATGAACGCCTTCGAGGAGAGACAAGGTTTTCAAACTCAATTACAACCGTACTTTAAACATAATCAGAAGAGAAATTAA
- a CDS encoding YkvS family protein, whose protein sequence is MKVAEVGNIIEFKDGLKGIVEKVNENSVIVDITIMDNFHELEMEEKTVVNHKRYKILTNHE, encoded by the coding sequence ATGAAGGTTGCGGAAGTTGGAAATATTATCGAGTTTAAAGATGGACTAAAAGGAATTGTTGAAAAAGTAAATGAAAATTCGGTAATTGTTGATATTACGATTATGGATAATTTTCATGAATTAGAGATGGAAGAAAAGACGGTTGTAAATCATAAACGCTATAAAATATTAACGAATCATGAATAA
- a CDS encoding CPBP family intramembrane glutamic endopeptidase, whose translation MKNNKQTIILLLALVFIYSMMYYTFTEKAIFWYLYAFTLLVGIAIALLSGKFEDRIPTWQYLIFGIGYGTITYGLVKIGYILLPYIDSGVTREIAKFIDVYGPKNIFHYLLLIFIVAAGEEMFWRGYVQQQLKRYTSTFWAVVITALLFSLALAISGFIPGAIAAIVAGLLWGALYEWKKSLPLIIVAHVVFTLLLFLVLPIV comes from the coding sequence ATGAAAAACAATAAACAAACGATAATACTCCTTCTGGCATTAGTTTTTATTTACAGTATGATGTACTATACCTTTACTGAAAAAGCTATTTTTTGGTATTTATATGCCTTTACACTACTAGTTGGTATTGCAATTGCATTACTATCTGGAAAATTTGAAGATCGGATTCCTACATGGCAATATTTAATTTTTGGGATTGGATACGGTACAATTACATATGGTCTTGTAAAAATAGGCTATATCCTACTACCGTATATAGATTCAGGTGTAACAAGGGAAATAGCTAAATTTATTGATGTTTATGGTCCCAAAAACATTTTCCACTATTTATTATTAATCTTTATTGTTGCAGCGGGTGAAGAAATGTTTTGGAGAGGCTATGTACAACAACAATTAAAACGTTATACGTCAACATTCTGGGCGGTAGTAATAACAGCACTTTTATTTTCGCTCGCCTTAGCCATTAGTGGCTTTATTCCAGGTGCTATTGCAGCCATTGTTGCTGGCCTTTTATGGGGTGCATTATATGAGTGGAAAAAAAGCTTACCTTTAATCATTGTGGCCCATGTTGTCTTTACTTTATTATTATTTTTAGTATTACCTATAGTTTAA
- a CDS encoding chemotaxis protein: MKRKSITMISSLLLITAMLAACNTETEESLNSEANTQQQTENEQNNETDTNTDSSTIEKPEEETTEQTQPVTKDEPKQETLTYISNEKQFTEDVITSTSKELGYSIKHLENYTLESEEPGVDHLFYNEDNTFSMQIRVNNTVDASFDNVKTSTTETIAAIAPEGKYTELDLTAVKEQYGDIKNIVGYEALIDTEEVVMVTFERDSKIVTLTIYDTPKADLTDAFLQMGLTIK, from the coding sequence ATGAAAAGAAAATCTATAACAATGATCAGCTCACTATTGTTAATAACTGCAATGTTAGCAGCATGTAATACGGAAACTGAGGAATCGTTAAATTCCGAAGCAAATACGCAACAGCAAACTGAAAATGAGCAAAATAATGAAACTGATACTAATACGGATTCATCTACTATTGAAAAGCCAGAAGAAGAAACTACCGAACAAACACAACCAGTTACAAAAGATGAACCAAAGCAAGAGACCCTTACGTATATTTCTAATGAAAAGCAATTTACAGAAGATGTAATCACGTCAACTAGTAAAGAATTAGGTTATTCAATCAAGCATTTAGAAAATTACACGCTTGAATCTGAAGAGCCAGGCGTTGATCACTTATTTTACAACGAAGATAATACGTTTTCGATGCAAATTCGTGTAAATAACACTGTTGATGCAAGCTTCGATAATGTTAAAACTTCAACTACTGAAACGATTGCTGCAATTGCTCCAGAAGGGAAATATACTGAGCTTGATTTAACTGCAGTTAAAGAGCAATACGGGGATATTAAGAACATAGTAGGCTACGAGGCGTTAATCGACACAGAGGAAGTTGTAATGGTTACATTCGAGCGTGACAGTAAGATTGTTACATTAACAATTTACGACACACCTAAAGCCGATTTAACAGATGCTTTCTTACAAATGGGCTTAACAATTAAATAA
- a CDS encoding MarR family winged helix-turn-helix transcriptional regulator → MASDEVKQSLKLFIVLSRAHKAINEATNQFIQKHGVNPTEFAVLELLYHKGRQPLQQIGNKILLASGSITYVVDKLEKRGFLARISCPKDRRVTYAEITDAGAQFMSNLFPEHEEQLHELLSALSVEEKQVAIELLKKLGLSIKDLSY, encoded by the coding sequence ATGGCTTCAGATGAAGTAAAGCAATCTTTGAAATTATTTATAGTATTATCACGTGCACATAAAGCAATCAATGAAGCAACCAATCAGTTTATTCAAAAACATGGTGTAAATCCTACTGAATTTGCTGTGTTAGAGCTTTTATATCATAAAGGGCGCCAACCGTTACAGCAAATAGGTAATAAAATATTATTAGCGAGTGGTTCCATTACGTATGTTGTTGATAAATTAGAAAAACGTGGATTTTTAGCACGGATTTCCTGTCCAAAGGATCGTCGCGTAACATATGCAGAAATAACAGATGCAGGTGCACAATTTATGAGCAATCTATTCCCAGAACATGAAGAACAGCTACATGAGTTACTAAGTGCACTTTCTGTAGAGGAAAAGCAAGTAGCGATTGAATTGTTAAAAAAGCTTGGGTTATCGATTAAAGATTTGTCCTATTGA
- a CDS encoding ATP-binding protein, translated as METQFIRMLEELFQQAKEIIIVLDRSGKILFMNSKASAELQLSNTKSDYLQVTDNSKSEYRNFMNNIEKEMTASCSISIYNDEIQELSIKLIGYLVEEKNMIFCRVLMKQEYELTKINTIKPISFEQLINGMAHGVVLTALNGKIISANSKALQLINREYWQIEKRSYDCLFEECSFDSSLIPDYYKKIANNQLSNFIVKKIDSIGNAIYLNFISKIDEALGILITTIIDYTETVLLKEKIEHQQTLSLLGQNVATIAHEIRNPMTSIQGFIQMIKSNSSEKEHPYFHIVETELQRIDELLVDLLNFSKPKKKEWTYVNLQVLTEQVIELMQPKVVLSNSIVVFEHEENESYLLYGNENRLKQLIINLLKNALESNDSANYITVQLQVKEKNCIQISITDQGRGMDKTMVESVFNPFYSTKESGTGLGLMLVQSIVNEHNGTIHIESEKGKGTKFTIDFEFANTHIGGLGEIENHNHYRSIESKVTFL; from the coding sequence TTGGAAACTCAATTTATTAGAATGTTAGAAGAATTATTTCAGCAAGCGAAAGAGATTATAATTGTTTTAGATCGTTCAGGAAAAATTTTATTTATGAATTCTAAAGCGTCAGCAGAACTTCAATTATCAAACACTAAGTCGGACTATTTGCAGGTGACGGACAACTCTAAAAGCGAATATCGTAACTTTATGAATAATATTGAAAAAGAAATGACAGCAAGTTGCTCTATATCGATTTACAATGATGAAATTCAAGAATTAAGTATAAAATTAATAGGTTACTTAGTTGAGGAGAAAAATATGATATTTTGTCGTGTATTGATGAAGCAAGAATATGAATTGACAAAGATAAATACGATTAAACCGATTTCGTTTGAACAACTAATAAATGGAATGGCCCATGGTGTCGTATTAACGGCACTAAATGGCAAAATTATTTCAGCTAACTCAAAAGCCCTTCAATTAATAAATCGCGAATATTGGCAAATAGAAAAAAGAAGTTATGATTGTTTGTTTGAAGAGTGTAGCTTTGATTCTTCCTTAATCCCGGATTATTACAAAAAAATAGCTAACAATCAGCTATCAAATTTCATTGTGAAAAAAATAGACTCGATTGGGAATGCAATATACTTAAATTTTATAAGTAAGATTGATGAAGCATTAGGAATCTTAATTACAACAATCATTGATTATACTGAAACGGTGCTTTTAAAAGAAAAAATAGAACATCAACAAACCCTTTCGTTATTAGGACAAAATGTTGCGACAATAGCACATGAAATACGAAATCCAATGACTTCTATACAAGGATTTATTCAAATGATAAAAAGTAACTCTTCGGAAAAAGAGCATCCATATTTTCATATTGTAGAAACAGAACTGCAAAGGATAGATGAGTTACTAGTTGATTTATTGAATTTTTCAAAGCCGAAAAAGAAAGAATGGACTTATGTAAACTTGCAGGTACTTACAGAGCAAGTGATTGAATTAATGCAGCCAAAAGTCGTACTCTCTAATTCAATCGTTGTCTTTGAGCATGAAGAAAACGAATCATATTTATTATACGGAAATGAAAATCGACTTAAACAATTAATCATTAATTTATTGAAAAATGCGCTAGAATCCAATGACAGTGCTAATTATATTACAGTACAATTGCAAGTAAAAGAAAAAAATTGCATCCAAATATCGATAACTGATCAAGGTAGAGGGATGGATAAAACAATGGTGGAGTCTGTATTTAATCCATTTTATTCTACGAAAGAATCTGGGACAGGATTAGGGCTTATGCTCGTTCAGTCGATAGTCAATGAACATAATGGAACAATTCATATTGAAAGTGAAAAAGGAAAAGGGACAAAGTTTACCATCGACTTTGAATTTGCGAATACGCACATTGGAGGACTGGGAGAAATAGAGAACCATAACCATTATCGAAGCATTGAATCTAAAGTTACATTCCTATAA
- a CDS encoding B12-binding domain-containing radical SAM protein: MKIVLSTLNAKYIHTNLAIRYLKAAALPEFDCELAEYTIKDPAFNIVSDLYQKKPDVVGFSCYIWNINETIAVIRMLKTVLPNVKVVLGGPEVSYDVHDWIRKHTEIDYIIMGEGEVSFKELLRYFNNDIPLEKVPSICYLDEGKLKIHPQPPKVDLREIASPFRFEEDLPHIGKRIQYIETSRGCPFSCQFCLSSIEVGVRYFNREKIKEDIRYLMNNGAKTIKFVDRTFNISRSYAMEMFQFLIDEHKPGVVFQFEITADIMRPEVIQFLNDNAPKGLFRFEIGVQSTNDLTNDLVKRRQNFEKLSRTVTMVKEGGKIDQHLDLIAGLPEEDYNSFRKTFNDVFAMRPEELQLGFLKLLRGTGLRLEAEKYGYTYVDISPYEIFSNNVLTFDDIVRIKHAEDVLEKYWNAHRMDHTIEYLVTNVFETPFDFFQRFGTYWETKGWSRIGHQLEDLFLRLLEFLQTVEHADLEVIASLMKYDYLLAQQFQPRKIWWKDRLAEKEVKELYSRIKEDATIVGQRFANMEVNERDLFKHSLIIPFHINLENYEFGVPQKQTGYLFTYFRNGQTPYFYTFN, translated from the coding sequence ATGAAAATAGTTTTAAGTACATTAAATGCAAAATATATCCACACAAATTTAGCAATTCGCTATTTAAAAGCAGCTGCTTTACCAGAGTTTGATTGTGAATTAGCTGAATATACAATTAAAGATCCTGCTTTTAATATCGTTTCCGATTTATATCAAAAAAAACCGGATGTTGTCGGTTTTAGCTGCTACATTTGGAATATAAACGAAACAATTGCGGTAATTCGAATGTTAAAAACTGTTTTACCGAATGTCAAAGTCGTTTTAGGTGGTCCAGAAGTTTCGTATGATGTACATGATTGGATTCGTAAGCATACTGAAATTGATTATATTATTATGGGTGAAGGAGAAGTTTCATTTAAAGAATTACTTCGTTACTTCAACAATGATATTCCATTAGAAAAGGTACCTAGTATTTGCTATTTAGATGAAGGGAAATTAAAAATTCATCCACAGCCACCAAAAGTAGATTTACGTGAAATTGCCTCGCCCTTCCGCTTCGAAGAGGACTTACCACATATTGGAAAGCGTATTCAATATATTGAAACAAGCCGCGGTTGTCCCTTTAGCTGTCAATTTTGTTTATCATCTATTGAAGTTGGTGTTCGCTACTTTAACCGTGAAAAAATTAAAGAGGATATTCGCTACTTAATGAATAACGGTGCAAAAACGATTAAATTCGTTGACCGTACATTTAATATTAGCCGTAGCTATGCGATGGAAATGTTTCAGTTTCTAATTGATGAGCATAAACCAGGTGTCGTCTTCCAGTTTGAAATTACAGCTGATATTATGCGTCCTGAAGTCATCCAATTTTTAAATGATAACGCACCAAAAGGCTTATTCCGCTTTGAAATTGGTGTTCAATCGACTAATGATTTAACAAATGATTTAGTAAAACGCCGTCAAAACTTCGAAAAACTATCACGCACAGTAACGATGGTCAAAGAAGGCGGAAAAATTGATCAGCATCTAGATTTAATAGCTGGTTTACCAGAGGAAGACTACAACTCGTTTCGTAAAACATTTAACGACGTCTTTGCTATGCGCCCTGAGGAACTACAGCTTGGCTTCTTGAAACTATTACGAGGGACAGGCTTACGCCTAGAAGCAGAAAAATATGGTTACACATATGTAGACATTTCACCATATGAAATTTTCTCAAATAATGTATTAACATTCGATGATATCGTACGTATTAAGCATGCGGAGGATGTACTTGAAAAGTACTGGAATGCCCACCGTATGGATCATACAATCGAATATTTAGTGACGAATGTATTCGAAACACCTTTTGATTTCTTCCAACGCTTCGGCACATATTGGGAAACAAAGGGCTGGTCTCGAATTGGTCATCAATTGGAAGACTTATTCCTTCGTCTACTAGAGTTTTTACAAACAGTTGAGCATGCAGACTTGGAAGTTATTGCAAGCTTAATGAAGTATGATTATTTATTAGCACAACAATTCCAGCCTCGAAAAATTTGGTGGAAAGACCGTTTAGCAGAGAAAGAAGTAAAAGAACTCTATAGTCGTATTAAAGAGGATGCTACAATTGTCGGTCAGCGATTTGCAAATATGGAAGTTAATGAACGCGACCTCTTTAAGCACTCGTTAATTATCCCATTCCATATAAATTTAGAGAACTACGAATTCGGTGTTCCACAAAAGCAAACCGGCTATTTATTTACGTACTTCCGAAATGGTCAAACACCTTATTTCTACACCTTTAATTAA
- a CDS encoding pyridoxal phosphate-dependent decarboxylase family protein produces the protein MQNVQKLFQSEDGNSIQRDVILQQVEKILTSLDELKNPNKTILGEHVEKSPAFYQEIMEHNIVPQTGSSLDKVVDSLVDLMNGHPYITHNFVSNVLPMASIPGVLGQLTASLLNGNNLWDVYGPAAAECEVKVISMMSKLVGYDYTKSFGYTTWGGQGAVFSGLRLAIAKQFPKAKEEGIPNNLYCFASENAHYSLLKSVEAVGIGSNHLIRVKAAKDHSMDLQDLQRQMEEVIAKGGIPVYILATTGATDSFATEDVSLIKEIATKIEQQYDLKPIHIHADSALGGFYAFFNDYDFVNNPLEFDKDVLESLQQIKGRMQHLHLADTLCFDFQKLGQTPYLTSLFLVKDGSTLGLLDLEDFDTPYVGNRGYGSYHTGYTLECSRMGSSIAIYAALTAFGKEGYQTLLANYVKVNLAFRKQLEKANLGLQVVNPHNIGPITVFRYYPDGSTWQQEQAGYKTAAQINAINKVNSQLFEILGQKRYEVFFGDTTRVCTVLASDTQQLVPIAAAKLFTISPYTEVQHIEGIMNSLKESIALLEGNFVQV, from the coding sequence ATGCAAAATGTACAGAAGTTATTTCAAAGTGAGGATGGGAATAGCATACAACGGGACGTTATCCTCCAACAGGTAGAAAAGATTTTAACTTCTTTAGACGAATTAAAAAATCCAAACAAGACAATTCTTGGAGAGCACGTAGAAAAGTCCCCAGCTTTTTATCAAGAAATAATGGAACACAATATTGTTCCTCAAACTGGTTCCTCTCTAGATAAAGTAGTAGATAGTTTAGTTGATTTAATGAATGGACACCCATACATTACTCATAACTTTGTTTCAAACGTATTACCAATGGCAAGCATTCCAGGTGTATTAGGTCAGCTTACGGCTTCTTTATTAAATGGAAACAACTTATGGGATGTATATGGACCTGCAGCTGCAGAATGCGAAGTAAAAGTCATATCGATGATGTCTAAGCTTGTTGGATATGATTATACGAAAAGCTTTGGTTACACAACTTGGGGAGGGCAAGGAGCCGTATTCAGCGGTTTGCGCTTGGCCATTGCTAAACAATTCCCTAAAGCAAAAGAAGAAGGGATACCGAATAATTTATATTGCTTCGCTTCAGAAAACGCTCATTATAGCTTATTAAAATCGGTAGAAGCAGTAGGTATCGGTAGTAATCATCTTATTCGTGTAAAGGCAGCAAAAGATCATTCGATGGATTTACAAGACTTACAGCGCCAAATGGAAGAAGTTATTGCGAAAGGCGGTATTCCGGTATATATTTTGGCAACTACTGGGGCAACGGACAGTTTTGCAACCGAGGACGTCTCTTTAATTAAGGAAATTGCAACGAAAATCGAGCAACAATATGATTTAAAACCGATACATATCCATGCAGACTCTGCTTTAGGTGGCTTTTATGCATTTTTCAATGACTATGACTTTGTGAATAACCCATTGGAGTTTGACAAGGATGTACTTGAAAGTCTGCAACAAATTAAAGGGCGCATGCAACATCTTCACTTAGCAGATACTTTGTGCTTTGATTTCCAAAAGCTTGGACAAACTCCTTATTTAACTAGCCTATTTTTAGTGAAAGATGGCAGTACATTAGGGCTTCTTGATTTAGAAGATTTTGACACACCTTATGTCGGCAACCGTGGATACGGTTCATACCATACAGGCTATACACTTGAATGCTCACGTATGGGAAGCTCTATTGCAATTTATGCAGCATTAACCGCTTTCGGGAAAGAGGGCTACCAGACGCTTTTAGCGAACTATGTAAAAGTAAACTTAGCTTTCCGAAAACAGTTAGAGAAGGCAAACTTAGGGCTACAAGTAGTCAATCCTCACAATATCGGGCCAATTACTGTATTTCGCTATTATCCAGATGGATCAACTTGGCAACAAGAACAAGCAGGCTATAAGACAGCTGCGCAAATTAATGCGATTAATAAAGTGAATAGTCAGTTATTTGAAATACTAGGTCAAAAACGATATGAAGTATTTTTTGGCGATACAACAAGGGTTTGCACGGTATTGGCTAGTGATACACAACAACTTGTACCGATTGCAGCAGCTAAATTATTTACCATCTCACCTTATACTGAAGTACAGCATATTGAAGGAATTATGAATTCTCTAAAAGAATCGATAGCATTATTAGAAGGAAATTTTGTTCAAGTTTAA